In Trichoderma asperellum chromosome 1, complete sequence, a single window of DNA contains:
- a CDS encoding uncharacterized protein (TransMembrane:12 (i131-155o182-207i260-278o284-305i361-383o395-413i793-813o837-864i913-936o942-963i1020-1044o1056-1079i)) yields the protein MSDEKPETIARRLTSESSSSPESSSLGSELIIAEDCPPKDESVEVKKTDLEDGIELDVISNLEPGGKEKKKSKKSKKEKKKADAEESQQDPEEPFRHLPDNEAEILKRQALTPNLKQGIAALYRYSSGLDIFIMIIGAICSIANGAALPLMTLLFSGLQKTFSEYSVGLIGKSELNHGLSKYVLYFVYLAVGQFVVTYIATVGFIYVGEKISTRIREHYLESCLRQNIGFFDKLGTGEIITRITSDTNTIQDGISEKMSVTIGAISTFVTAFVIAFATSWKLTLILSSVIFAILINGSLFSGYMIKNSTESTTAFAQGGTLADEVLSSARTAVAFGLQDRLSKQYDKHLEKAEYYGFRIKAAVGVMIGGIMFLLYMSYALAFWQGSTFLLRGEISLNHLLVVMMTVMMGAFNMNAIAPNSQAFACAVSSASKLFDTIDRVSPINSASQEGDIIEAVQGNIRLENIKHIYPSRPGVVVMDDVTLDIPAGKTTALVGASGSGKSTIIGLIERFYNPVGGTIYLDGHDITTLNLRWLRRQVSLVNQEPTLFGTTIFENIRYGLVGTEHENESEEKQRELVIAAAKKSNAHDFVNTLPEGYETNVGDRGFLLSGGQKQRIAIARAIVSDPKILLLDEATSALDTKSEGIVQAALEAASAGRTTIAIAHRLSTIKEADNIVVMSEGRIIEQGSHDQLVEKKGAYHNLVSAQGFAAVQDLSPEELDLIDEHQEMLIKRRSRVVNADELEGNRLERSSTIKSRSSIVLRGHTTEKEARYSTWALIKFIAKFNRNEWKRMISGLVFSILCGGASPISAVFLSKEIVVLTNALYPNANISQIRHDAYFWAIMFIVLAVGMLICYSGQGVLLASCSEHLIHRIRFEIFRTFLRQDISFYDKKENSAGILTATLSTEANNVGGLSGATLGTILLTLSTLLSSMIMGLAIGWKLSLVCTATIPVMLACGFFRFYLLFRFQARAQTAYANSAAYASEAISSIRTVASLTREQDIMRKYRDDIATQRRKGLRSILSSSAVYGAAQGAVFLCFGLGFWYGGTLLATHEYDLFTFFVCFMGIIYSAQSAGSFFSLAPDMGKAHTSASALKKLFDRVPTIDSWSQEGARLREGEVEGTVEFRDIHFRYPTRPEQAVLRGLSLTIKPGQYVALVGASGCGKSTTISLLERFYDPLAGGVYVDGNDISTLNVTDYRSFISLVNQEPTLYSGTIKENILLGTLKEDISDEQLEQVCREANIYDTIISLPDGFNTLVGSKGGLLSGGQKQRIAIARALIRNPKILLLDEATSALDSESEVVVQDALDRAAAGRTTIAVAHRLSTIQKADVIYVIDQGRVAESGTHQELMRKNGRYAELVKLQSLATSS from the exons ATGTCCGACGAGAAGCCGGAAACAATTGCCCGACGGCTAACCTCAGAGAGCTCCTCGAGCCCTGAAAGCTCTTCTCTTGGAAGTGAGTTGATTATCGCCGAGGATTGCCCTCCAAAGGACGAATCTGTTGAGGTCAAGAAGACAGACCTTGAAGATGGCATAGAGCTAGACGTCATCTCGAACCTAGAACCCGGgggaaaggagaagaagaagtctaaGAAatccaagaaggagaaaaagaaagccgaCGCGGAAGAGTCTCAACAAGATCCCGAAGAACCCTTTCGACACTTGCCCGACAATGAGGCCGAGATTCTCAAGCGACAGGCTCTGACGCCCAATCTCAAGCAGGGCATTGCAGCGCTGTACCGATATAGCAGTGGGctcgacatcttcatcatgataATCGGCGCCATTTGCTCCATTGCCAACGGTGCTGCTCTACCTCTGATGACACTACTCTTCAGTGGCCTCCAAAAGACATTCTCCGAGTATTCAGTAGGCCTGATCGGCAAGAGTGAGCTCAACCATGGCCTTTCCAAGTATGTTCTCTACTTTGTATATCTCGCTGTCGGCCAATTCGTCGTCACCTACATCGCCACGGTGGGATTCATCTACGTGGGTGAGAAGATCTCCACCAGGATCCGAGAGCATTACCTCGAGAGCTGCCTACGGCAAAACATTGGCTTCTTCGACAAGCTTGGCACTGGAGAAATCATCACTCGCATCACATCCGATACCAATACTATCCAAGACGGAATCTCAGAAAAAATGTCAGTCACGATTGGCGCCATCTCGACTTTTGTGACTGCGTTTGTCATTGCGTTTGCCACTTCCTGGAAGCTGACGCTGATTCTTTCGAGCGTCATCTTCGCTATTCTCATTAATGGGTCCTTATTTTCCGGCTACATGATTAAGAATAGCACAGAGTCCACCACAGCGTTTGCCCAGGGTGGCACCCTGGCCGATGAGGTCCTCAGCTCCGCCAGGACTGCTGTCGCCTTTGGCTTGCAGGACCGGTTGTCCAAGCAGTATGATAAACACTTGGAAAAGGCTGAGTATTATGGATTCAGGATCAAAGCCGCCGTTGGCGTCATGATAGGTGGTATCATGTTCCTCCTCTATATGAGCTATGCTCTGGCTTTCTGGCAAGGCAGCACGTTTCTCCTAAGAGGCGAGATATCTCTCAACCACCTTCTGGTCGTGATGATGACAGTGATGATGGGAGCTTTTAACATGAATGCCATCGCGCCCAACTCCCAAGCTTTTGCTTGTGCTGTTAGCTCCGCATCAAAGCTTTTCGACACCATTGATCGTGTTTCGCCAATCAACTCGGCAAGCCAAGAGGGCGATATCATCGAAGCTGTTCAAGGCAACATCAGGCTAGAGAATATCAAGCATATTTATCCTTCGCGCCCTGGCGTTGTCGTCATGGACGATGTTACTCTTGATATCCCGGCAGGAAAGACAACTGCCTTGGTGGGAGCATCCGGATCTGGCAAGAGCACCATCATAGGCCTTATAGAGCGATTCTATAACCCTGTGGGAGGCACAATCTATCTCGATGGGCACGACATTACCACGCTGAACCTTCGCTGGCTTCGCCGTCAGGTTTCTCTGGTAAACCAGGAGCCTACACTGTTTGGAACGACTATTTTTGAAAACATCCGCTACGGCCTGGTTGGAACCGAGCACGAAAATGAAAGCGAGGAAAAGCAGCGTGAGCTGGTCATTGCGGCCGCAAAGAAATCCAACGCCCATGACTTTGTCAACACCCTTCCAGAGGGCTACGAAACCAATGTTGGTGACCGTGGGTTCCTTCTCTCTGGTGGACAGAAGCAGCGTATTGCTATCGCGCGAGCTATCGTCAGCGACCCAAAAA TTTTACTTCTCGACGAGGCAACATCAGCTTTGGATACAAAGTCTGAAGGCATAGTGCAGGCCGCTCTAGAGGCTGCTTCCGCTGGCCGGACTACCATCGCCATTGCTCATAGACTATCAACCATCAAGGAAGCCGATAACATCGTCGTTATGTCAGAGGGCCGAATTATAGAGCAAGGCAGTCACGACCAGCtagtggagaagaagggtgcTTACCACAATTTGGTATCTGCCCAAGGCTTCGCGGCAGTCCAAGATCTCTCCCCCGAGGAGCTGGATCTTATCGATGAACATCAAGAGATGCTAATCAAGAGGCGATCAAGAGTCGTAAATGCTGATGAACTGGAAGGGAACAGACTTGAACGAAGTTCAACCATAAAGTCTCGGTCAAGCATCGTTCTACGCGGACATACCACTGAGAAAGAGGCAAGGTACAGCACCTGGGCTCTAATCAAGTTCATTGCCAAATTTAACCGTAATGAGTGGAAGCGCATGATATCTGGTCTCGTCTTTTCCATACTCTGTGGTGGTGCCAGTCCTATCTCTGCTG TCTTCTTATCCAAGGAAATTGTCGTTCTGACAAATGCCCTCTACCCGAATGCGAATATCAGCCAGATAAGACATGACGCATACTTCTGGGCCATCATGTTCATCGTGTTAGCTGTCGGTATGCTGATTTGCTATTCCGGCCAAGGAGTATTACTCGCTTCATGTTCAGAGCACCTTATTCACCGTATCAGATTCGAAATCTTTAGAACTTTCCTTCGACAGGATATTTCCTTTTACGATAAGAAGGAGAACTCAGCAGGCATCTTGACAGCAACGCTCTCAACCGAGGCCAATAACGTTGGTGGTCTCAGTGGTGCTACTCTGGGAACAATCCTTCTGACATTATCGACTCTTCTATCTTCAATGATCATGGGACTGGCTATTGGATGGAAACTGTCCCTTGTGTGCACGGCAACAATCCCCGTCATGTTAGCTTGTGGCTTCTTTCGGTTTTACTTGCTGTTCCGTTTCCAGGCCAGAGCACAAACCGCCTATGCAAACTCCGCCGCCTACGCTTCCGAAGCCATCTCGTCCATCCGCACTGTTGCTTCCCTTACTCGCGAGCAGGACATCATGCGCAAATATCGTGATGATATCGCCACCCAGCGACGCAAGGGTTTGAGATCTATACTTTCCTCGAGTGCTGTCTATGGCGCTGCTCAAGGCGCcgtcttcctctgcttcggACTTGGATTTTGGTACGGCGGTACCCTGCTTGCTACTCATGAGTACGATTTATTTAccttttttgtttgcttcATGGGCATTATCTACAGTGCCCAGTCGGCAggaagcttcttctcgcttgCGCCCGACATGGGCAAGGCCCATACGTCAGCCTCGGCACTGAAGAAACTCTTTGACCGGGTACCAACAATTGATTCCTGGTCGCAAGAGGGCGCACGTCTCAGAGAGGGCGAAGTCGAGGGCACAGTTGAATTTCGTGACATTCACTTCCGTTATCCTACACGGCCAGAACAAGCTGTTCTTCGAGGTCTCAGCCTGACGATCAAGCCTGGCCAGTACGTTGCCTTGGTTGGTGCCTCTGGGTGCGGCAAGAGCACGACTATCTCATTGCTGGAGCGGTTCTATGACCCTTTGGCTGGCGGTGTCTATGTTGACGGCAATGATATCAGTACCCTAAATGTTACCGACTACAGATCATTTATTTCGCTTGTGAACCAGGAGCCGACTCTGTACTCGGGAacaattaaagaaaatattcttCTCGGCACACTAAAGGAAGACATCTCAGatgagcagcttgagcagGTCTGCCGCGAGGCCAACATTTACGATACTATTATTTCGCTCCCTGATGGATTCAACACGCTTGTTGGCAGCAAGGGCGGCTTACTCTCCGGTGGGCAGAAGCAACGCATTGCCATTGCTCGCGCCCTGATACGCAACCCCAAGATCCTGCTCCTTGACGAAGCCACGTCCGCCCTCGATTCGGAATCCGAGGTTGTCGTCCAGGATGCGCTAGATAGGGCTGCCGCTGGGCGTACTACAATTGCTGTTGCCCACCGCCTTAGCACGATCCAGAAGGCGGACGTCATTTATGTGATTGATCAGGGCCGTGTTGCCGAGTCTGGAACCCATCAAGAGCTGATGAGGAAGAATGGACGCTACGCCGAGCTGGTGAAGCTGCAGAGTTTGGCAACGAGCTCGTAA
- a CDS encoding uncharacterized protein (EggNog:ENOG41~TransMembrane:1 (n27-36c41/42o359-378i)), with translation MFNPLIFVSAGRSKTNPSTPRLYQMRFSLLIIAFLATLSSAATVPERASTRIPTLLVDTSPPPSPQSSEELLDIFPSYINRPGLRDVEEVDSGDSNHATPRENGEMRRRNAKAVHTTTTTTPSKPTNSALASSSPLPEPFDNTPASAFQSSGSTDACPKFISNLLSNPTFKSCYPLSMMLQSSTGFFQAEKSLLSIVRVLDATCKADSSSCATFLDQAATNLTMAGNCKTEVEQNQTLVLQAYDGLVAYKTLYAATCLQDPSSSQYCFANAVTNLNTPSDAYLYFLPYGLALPGSSNPSCSWCTQQTMDIYYSASADRSSPVAGVYQAAARQVNTLCGPNYVNGTLPPASSGVIAVRPAIYTTTLAALCATLVILVSAL, from the exons ATGTTTAATCCACTAATATTCGTCTCTGCCGGGCGTTCCAAAACCAATCCATCAACACCTCGATTGTACCAGATGCGCTTCTCACTTCTCATCATCGCATTCTTGGCGACCCTCAGCTCTGCTGCTACAGTGCCAGAGCGTGCTTCCACTCGTATTCCCACGCTATTAGTCGATACAAGCCCGCCCCCATCTCCACAATCTTCGGAGGAACTGCTTGATATATTTCCTAGCTATATCAACCGGCCTGGGTTACGGGATGTCGAAGAAGTGGACAGTGGTGATAGCAACCATGCTACGCCACGCGAGAATGgagagatgaggagaagaaatgcaaaGGCAGTTCACACCACTACAACCACGACGCCGTCAAAGCCCACCAACAGTgcattggcatcatcatctccgtTGCCAGAGCCATTCGATAATACGCCAGCCTCTGCCTTCCAAAGTTCTGGTTCAACCGACGCATGTCCCAAGTTCATATCGAATCTTCTATCAAACCCAACTTTCAAGAGTTGCTATCCACTCTCCATGATGCTCCAg TCCTCGACAGGTTTCTTCCAAGCCGAAAAGTCGCTTCTCAGCATAGTGCGGGTGTTGGATGCAACTTGCAAAGCCGACTCGTCGTCTTGTGCAACATTCCTCGATCAAGCCGCGACGAACCTCACCATGGCCGGTAATTGCAAGACTGAAGTTGAGCAGAACCAGACTCTAGTTCTGCAAGCATACGACGGTCTGGTAGCTTACAAGACGCTATATGCAGCAACCTGTCTCCAAGATCCTTCTTCGAGCCAATATTGTTTTGCAAACGCTGTCACGAATCTCAATACGCCATCAGACGCTTACCTCTACTTTTTGCCCTACGGTCTGGCCTTACCTGGTAGCTCCAACCCATCGTGTAGTTGGTGTACCCAGCAGACCATGGATATATATTACTCTGCCTCCGCAGACCGCAGCTCACCAGTCGCCGGTGTCTACCAAGCTGCGGCCCGCCAAGTGAACACTTTATGCGGCCCGAATTATGTCAATGGCACTCTACCCCCAGCTTCATCAGGAGTCATTGCCGTGCGACCAGCCATATATACGACTACATTGGCTGCCCTTTGTGCTACACTCGTTATCCTTGTTTCGGCCTTATAA
- a CDS encoding uncharacterized protein (EggNog:ENOG41) — protein sequence MSSAPGRAQDSLSGHHNPAARLSGFAGEMDVRNPNGLDNMPRMPDHGGLGHYSANPALGAQRLPPPQGLLAGVPYAPDNFRPPSQDHPQYFRPPSYPHNNAGPSTSSPLTSPSHVPNTGPVTHQNYPNHQMADTVQPPQMLPPVAPGRLDGSADRRLSQFPSNTNHMNRPLPPPQSFREPEGSNTPSYSPRYDQDTPMMESTLQPEPSRPVAQSSFYSPKSAEATPVKVPNLLNSNKAQFLSDISFELKMRQQPNAARACGFGDRDRRVIDPPPIVELIVTNPNLTQEDVRVYLRYESYVMSCAIFDESGERDSSYMPEEYQHQRRLMGSLVSTPFVGQDENGKEGCFFCFSDLSCRTPGSFRLKFTLMMIDPGRAGSVRHFPILAEIKSEPFKVYSAKEFPGMVASSSLAKRLKEQGCIISIKKGNDRGRGLRNPEDLSDNDDDEDGETSQSQRRRRQMRN from the coding sequence ATGTCTTCGGCTCCAGGGCGCGCCCAAGACAGCTTATCAGGCCATCATAAtccagcagcaagacttTCGGGCTTCGCCGGTGAAATGGATGTTAGAAATCCCAACGGGCTAGACAATATGCCTCGCATGCCAGATCATGGCGGCCTGGGTCACTATTCTGCAAACCCCGCCTTGGGAGCACAGCGATTGCCTCCTCCACAAGGCCTACTTGCAGGAGTTCCTTACGCGCCAGACAACTTTCGACCTCCCTCTCAAGACCACCCTCAATATTTTCGGCCGCCATCTTATCCTCACAATAATGCCGGCCCTAGCACCTCATCTCCCCTAACTTCTCCTTCACATGTCCCCAATACCGGACCCGTCACTCACCAGAACTATCCGAACCATCAGATGGCAGACACGGTCCAACCGCCTCAGATGTTGCCGCCAGTGGCGCCTGGGAGGCTCGACGGTTCTGCTGACCGTCGATTATCTCAGTTTCCCTCCAATACGAACCACATGAACCGTccgctgccaccaccacaatCTTTTAGGGAACCAGAGGGCAGCAACACACCATCTTATAGTCCAAGATACGACCAAGATACACCCATGATGGAATCAACGCTTCAGCCAGAGCCCTCAAGGCCAGTAGCTCAATCGTCATTTTACAGTCCGAAGAGCGCAGAAGCCACCCCGGTCAAAGTGCCCAACTTGCTGAATTCAAATAAGGCCCAATTCTTGAGCGACATTAGCTTTGAGCTCAAAATGCGCCAACAGCCAAACGCAGCCCGAGCTTGCGGATTCGGCGATAGAGATCGAAGAGTCATTGACCCGCCTCCGATTGTGGAACTCATTGTTACAAACCCAAATCTCACCCAAGAGGATGTCAGGGTCTACCTACGGTACGAGAGCTATGTCATGAGCTGCGCCATATTCGACGAATCAGGAGAGCGCGATTCTTCTTACATGCCGGAAGAATACCAACATCAACGACGGTTGATGGGTTCTCTTGTTTCGACGCCGTTTGTGGGGCAGGACGAGAATGGAAAGGAAggttgcttcttctgcttctccgaTCTTTCATGTCGTACTCCGGGCTCGTTCCGATTAAAATTTACACTGATGATGATAGATCCTGGCCGCGCTGGATCTGTTCGACACTTTCCCATCTTAGCAGAGATCAAAAGTGAACCTTTCAAAGTTTACAGCGCCAAAGAATTTCCTGGCATGGTAGCCAGCAGCAGTTTGGCTAAACGTTTGAAAGAGCAAGGCTGCATCATTTCAATCAAGAAAGGAAAtgacagaggaagaggcctCAGAAATCCAGAAGACCTTTCAGAtaacgatgacgacgaagatggagaaaCGTCACAAAGCCAGAGAAGGAGGCGGCAGATGCGaaactga
- a CDS encoding uncharacterized protein (EggNog:ENOG41~TransMembrane:1 (i38-61o)), with the protein MDEGAEKRLLQSGDSCSLEPPPYQVPAYPRQSRRRRRLFMRSVLSIRTGLSFVVAAGVLWLCFAVDRQYRTRPREDGKVSPRLLQQFEESLAQCRGLDRVPGRPEPGSRNSNPRWSQTNGQTGVTVLKNATLFDGEAFIPYAVDIVFSKGVIEAIHKTADNLKVISNEEVVEHDVHGRYVTPGLVDMHSHHFLMAWPAAEMTDDTNEVNPDTKAFTPSVRAIDALKAYDEAATLVLSGGVTSSLLIPGSANLIAGEGVPVKNSLYSGEHSEPVVEDILLERGIPVDERRRYMKFAFGENPKRTYGYTRLGNAWHLREHLQKARELKEKQDDYCSAIFEAHNWRQGRKADFVHRHGKFPFQLDLESTVAILRGQVIVQNHNYEPEDLETMLRISHEFGYRVSGFHHATEAWKVPNLLKEQGDNVTVAIFAEFSLYKSEAYSPSLYAGHILDKNGIPVAYKSDHSIGLTNAKYLASQAAIGHAFKLPEEKALQSITSVPAKAIDLDFRIGYCRPGFDADIVVWDSHPLSIGATPLQVFIDGRAQLDEAQVKESMDTTFTAARTEDTNVSFEPQMRYEVSDAEREQTCSQAYEAGQGFIIDGIQKAFVDNYPELAASVAQGNNEPLKLVVEDGEVSCFGSAASCTEAENKCKAKGKKVIHLSLHNGHVLPGLTAVTRALGMTEIATDEGTGDGQASSQRIGDPESLVYAKYGLWLDGKEFARARLGGVTRAISLPVADASGFVQGVSVEFLTSGKKSLTNGAIVRGDVALHLALGDITKQSEGTVSNGVHRLRKMLEDGKGKNNETVYGRVAAGKLPLVVNCNNKYDISQLILIKKDFPDTNLVILGGKEAPYVAKDLAAANISVILSENRPAPDVFRDSDAVVGPPLTRSVASYLKEAGVTFALAIFETAMPVDYRVHDLLPEASWAAKYAHISQDDAVRLVSSNVESILGLDKSKDLVVFEGNPLNYGASVVLSFHADEETGKLEVATCFPREDEHGSSL; encoded by the exons ATGGATGAGGGGGCTGAAAAAAGGCTGCTCCAGAGCGGAGATTCATGCTCGCTAGAGCCGCCGCCATATCAGGTCCCCGCGTATCCCAGGCAATCacgtcggcggcggcgtctgTTCATGCGGAGCGTCCTTTCCATCAGAACGGGACTAAGCTTTGTGGTGGCCGCAGGTGTGCTCTGGTTGTGCTTTGCGGTTGATCGCCAGTATCGAACTCGGCCGCGGGAAGATGGCAAGGTCTCGccgaggctgctgcagcagtttGAAGAGTCCTTGGCCCAGTGCCGAGGGCTGGATAGGGTGCCCGGCAGGCCTGAGCCTGGTTCTAGAAATAGCAATCCGCGGTGGTCACAAACCAATGGCCAGACCGGGGTTACTGTTCTGAAGAATGCGACGTTGTTCGACGGCGAGGCTTTCATTCCGTACGCTGTGGACATTGTCTTTTCCAAGGGTGTTATTGAAGCTATTCACAAGACTGCGGACAACCTCAAAGTCATTTCGAATGAAGAAGTCGTGGAGCACGATGTTCATGGTCGGTATGTCACTCCTGGGCTCGTGGATATGCACTCTCATCATTTCCTCATGGCCTGGCCTGCTGCCGAGATGACCGATGACACAAACGAGGTAAATCCTGATACCAAAGCATTCACTCCGAGCGTGCGTGCGATTGATGCTCTAAAAGCCTATGACGAAGCCGCCACACTGGTCCTATCCGGCGGTGTCACGTCTTCGCTCCTCATTCCAGGCTCGGCAAACCTCATTGCTGGTGAGGGTGTCCCCGTCAAGAATTCACTCTACTCTGGAGAGCATTCCGAGCCCGTTGTCGAAGACATCCTCCTTGAGAGGGGAATCCCTGTAGACGAGCGGCGTCGGTATATGAAGTTTGCATTTGGCGAAAACCCAAAGCGTACTTATGGGTATACTCGGCTGGGCAATGCCTGGCACTTGCGGGAGCACTTGCAAAAAGCCAGGGAATTAAAGGAAAAGCAGGATGATTACTGCTCTGCTATCTTCGAGGCCCACAACTGGCGTCAAGGCCGCAAGGCTGACTTCGTCCATCGTCATGGGAAGTTTCCGTTTCAACTGGATCTCGAATCAACGGTGGCCATTCTTCGAGGACAGGTCATTGTGCAGAACCATAACTATGAGCCGGAGGATCTAGAGACCATGCTTCGGATTAGCCATGAGTTTGGGTATAGGGTCTCCGGGTTCCATCATGCGACTGAAGCCTGGAAAGTGCCCAATTTGCTCAAGGAGCAGGGTGACAACGTGACTGTTGCGATATTTGCAGAGTTCAGTCTATACAAATCAGAGGCATACTCTCCAAGCCTATATGCAGGACACATCCTAGATAAAAACGGCATTCCCGTAGCGTACAAGTCTGATCACTCGATTGGCTTGACGAATGCCAAGTATCTGGCTTCTCAGGCAGCCATCGGTCACGCCTTCAAGCTTCCAGAGGAAAAGGCCCTTCAGTCGATCACTTCCGTGCCCGCAAAGGCAATTGATCTTGACTTCCGCATTGGATACTGCAGGCCTGGCTTCGATGCAGACATTGTTGTATGGGATTCTCACCCTCTGTCAATCGGCGCAACACCTCTACAGGTCTTCATTGATGGACGAGCCCAGTTAGACGAAGCTCAGGTTAAAGAGAGCATGGACACGACTTTTACTGCGGCCCGCACCGAAGATACAAACGTCTCTTTTGAACCACAGATGCGGTATGAGGTCTCGGATGCGGAAAGAGAACAGACATGCTCGCAAGCGTATGAGGCAGGCCAGGGCTTCATTATTGATGGCATTCAGAAGGCCTTTGTTGACAACTATCCGGAGCTAGCGGCCTCAGTGGCACAGGGTAACAATGAGCCTCTCAAGCTCGTCGTTGAGGACGGAGAGGTCTCATGTTTCGGTTCGGCAGCTTCATgcacagaagcagagaataAATGCAAGgcaaagggaaagaaggTTATCCATCTGTCTCTGCACAATGGCCATGTCTTGCCAGGATTAACAGCCGTCACCCGAGCTTTAGGTATGACCGAAATTGCCACGGATGAAGGTACAGGTGACGGGCAAGCCTCGAGCCAGAGAATTGGAGACCCTGAGAGCTTGGTTTATGCCAAATACGGGCTTTGGCTTGACGGGAAGGAATTTGCGAGGGCGCGCCTCGGAGGAGTAACCAGAGCCATTTCGCTCCCGGTAGCAGATGCCTCTGGCTTCGTTCAGGGCGTCAGCGTCGAATTCCTCACGAGTGGGAAGAAGAGTCTTACGAACGGGGCTATTGTTCGGGGAGATGTGGCTCTTCATTTGGCCCTTGGTGATATCACCAAGCAGTCGGAGGGCACGGTCAGCAATGGGGTTCACCGTCTTCGTAAGATGCTGGAGGACGGGAAGGGCAAGAATAATGAGACTGTGTACGGGCGAGTAGCCGCCGGTAAACTACCGCTCGTTGTAAACTGCAACAACAAG TATGATATTTCTCAGTTGATTCTCATCAAAAAGGACTTTCCCGACACCAATCTCGTGATATTGGGCGGCAAGGAAGCACCATAT GTGGCCAaagatcttgctgctgccaacatCAGCGTAATTCTGTCAGAGAATAGGCCCGCTCCCGATGTTTTCCGCGACAGCGACGCGGTGGTTGGACCTCCTCTCACCAGAAGCGTCGCTAGCTACCTCAAGGAAGCCGGTGTCACATTTGCATTGGCTATTTTCGAGACTG